Within Actinosynnema pretiosum, the genomic segment CGTCGCCGGTCGACGTGCACTGCGCGGACACCGCCCCGATCGTGATCGCCCCCAGCAGCAGGCTGCCGCCCGCCACCGAGCTGAACGCCGTGGTCGTGCCGGTGGTGCTGTCCACGTTGCAGTTCGCGTTGACCGCGCCCACCGACAGCAGGTTCACCACGTTGAGCGACAGCGTGCTGTTGTTCGTGTTCGGCGGGCACGCCGAGTACGGCGTCTTGGCCAGCGTGATCAGCCCGGCCGCGCTCAGCCCCCACGCCTCGGCCCGCGCGAACGCCGCCGTGGTCGTGCTGCCGGTGCCCACCCCGCCGTCGTCGTCGGTCGCGGTCACCCGCACGGTGTACTGCCCGACCGCGCCGTAGGCGTGCGCGGCGGAGCAGGTGCTCCCCGTGACGGTCGCGTTCACCACGGTCCCGTCGCCGAAGTCGATCCGGCAGGTGAACGTGTCGTTCGCGCCGGGATCGGTGATCGTCCCGGTCACCGTCACGGCCGACCCGGCCTGCGCCGCGCCCGACGTGGACACCGCCACCACCGGGTTCGCGTTGGCCACGGTCACCGTGGTCGTCCCGGTCACCGGCGGGTTCACCCCGTCGTTCGCGGTCAGGGCCAACGTCCACACGCCGTTGTCGGTGCAGGTCACGGTCGTGCTCAGCGCGTTCGGGTTGGCGAAGGAGCAGCTCGCCCCGGTGCCGACCCCGGACAGCGGCGTTGCGGTCCACCGCGTGGTCACCAGCCCGGCGGGCGGGTTCACCAGCGACCCGCCGACGGACACCGCCGTGCCCTCGGCCGTGGTGTACGGACCACCCAGGGCGATCCCCGGCGGTGCCTGCACGGTCACGTTCACGCAGTCGGTGACGCTGCCGTCACCCCCGCCGTCGTTGCCGTTCGCGGTCACGCACACCCGGTGCGCGCCCACGCCCAGCGGCGCCGTCGGCACCGTCCAGCTCACCTGCGTCGGCCCGGTCTGCGGCAGCGTCGCGACCGAGAGCGCGGTGATCGGCACCTGCGGGCCGTTGTCGACGCTGACCGTCAGGCCCGTCAGCGTCGCGTTGATGACGCCGGGCACCACGCTCGGCAGCGCCGCCGGGTTCGGCACCTCGGTGCACGTCCCGCCCGTCACGTCCGCGATGCGCTGCATGCTCGACGCGTAGTTCACGCCGTCGCAGCTCGCGCCCGCGCCCACCGCGAAGGTGTAGATGTCCACGTCCGGACCGGTGGCGGCGAGCGCCGCGCCCACGTTGGAGCCGGAGAAGCCGTCCGACAGGAACACCACGATCTTGCGCCTCTGGGTCTGCGCCGCCGTGACCGTGTTCGACGCCAGCAGCGCGGGCACGTAGTCGGTGCCCGCCGAGAAGGTCCGCGCGGTGAACCGGTCCACGCCGCCCGCGCGGATCGAGGCCAGCGCCTCCTCCACGTCCGGCGTGCCGTCGCCGTTCGAGTCGGTCCCCGGCCCGGTCAACCGCTGGTCGCCCGCCGCGGGTCCCACGTCGGCGATGGCCGCCTTCGTGCCGAACGCGACCGCGCCCACCGAGCCGACCACGGACCGCGAGGCGGCGGCGATCTGGTTGAGGCCCCGCGCCGCGCCCACCTCGCAGCCGAGCACCGTCTGGGTGGTCGTGCAGGGGCTGCCGGTGCTGCTGGAGGCGTCCACCACGTAGGTGAGCGCCGTGTCCACCACCGGGACGCCGAGGCCGATCGACGCCGTTCCGGTGATCGTGGCGACCCCCTGCGGGAGCACGGCCCCCTGGGTCGGCCCGGTGATCGAGACCCCGATGCTGGTGCCACCGGGCAGGTTCCCGGTCGTGGCCGCCAGTGCGGGCGATGCCCCACCCACCAGCAGTCCGGCCAGCGCCAGCGCTACCGCGCCGACCCCGCGTTGAGATACCACGTCGTCACTTCCCCTCGCAGTGGATGTCCGCGCAATGAGGAAAACGCAAACGAACTGATCGGACGCCGACTCTAAGAGGTGAGTAACCGCAGGTAACAGGACTGCGGCCCTGGTCTCACCCGGTCCAGCGACGCGGACCATCCACTTGGGAGGGTTCAGGGAAACACACTCATCGTCTCGGTGGGCGAGTGTCCCATTAGGATCTTCCCGACGTAAAAATCCACCCGCACAGGTGGGGGACATGCCGAGGTGCGCCCGAGAACGCGGAGCGCGCACGGGCGGAACCCCCTCGGGGGAGCGCCACCCGTGCGCGCCCGGCGGACCGCTCGGGCGGGCGGCGGCTACTGCCGCGACCACCGCTGGTTCGGACCGCTGTTGCACCGCCACAGCGCGATCGGCGACCCGTTCAGGTTGTTCTCCGGGAGGTGCCCGGCCGTCACGTCCAGGCACAGCCCGCTCCCGGCGTTCACCAGCTGCCCGGACGCCTGCCGCGTCCACCGCTGGTTCGCCCCGCCGTTGCACTGCCACGTCACGACCTGCGTGCCCTCGGCCACGCCGTTCGCGAACGCCTCCAGGCAGTGCTCGCCCTGCACCCGCAGCTCACCCGACGCGGTGTGCCGGAACTGCTGGTTCGGCCCGCCGTTGCAGTCCCACAGCGCGACCTGCACCCCGGTCCGGCCGCCCGGCAGGTCCAGGCAGCGCCCCGACGACCCGCCGACCAGGTTCGTCGCGCCCGCCGGGGGCGCCGCGTCCGCCCTGATCCGCATCGCCACCACGCCGTGCGCGGGCACCCGCGCGGTGATCGCCCCGGTGAACCGCCGCGTCGCCCCGGTCCACAGGTCCGTCGCGGTCGACCCGCCGCCGGGCAGCCCGATGGCCTGCAACGACGTGCCGATGACCGCCTCGGCGCCGCCCTCGTTGAACAGCACCACCGACCGGTCGCCGTCCGCCAGCGGTTTGCTCAGCACGTGCCGCGTCCCGGACGAGGACACCGGCCGCGCCTGCACGCCCAGCGGGTCCTGGTTGACCGCGATCAGCCCCCGGTTGAGGTAGATCGCCATGGTCTCCGGCGTGGCCACGCGCAGGTCCGCGCCGATCAGCAGCGGGGCCGCCATCTGCGCCCACAGCGTGAAGTGGCTGCGGTACTCGGTGGTGGTCATGCCGCCGTTGCCGACCTCCAGCATGTCCGGGTCGTTCCAGCCGCCGGGGCCCGCCGCGTCGTTGAGCGGGGCGTTGCGGTGGAAGATGTCCACGACGCTGCCCCAGGTGTCGGTGATGTCCGGGGTGGTGCGCCACAGGTGGCCGACGTCGCGGGCCCACGTCCACGGCTGGTTCTCGCCCCACTCGCAGACGCTGAACACGATCCGCCTGCCGGTGGCCAGCAGCGCGTCCCGCATGGTCGTGTAGCGCTGGCGGGCGTCGATGCCCTGGTTGTAGCAGTTGTCGTACTTGAGGTAATCCACGCCCCACGACGCGAAGGCCGCCGCGTCGCGCTGCTCGTGGCCGAGGCTGCCGGGGTAGCCGGCGCAGGTGAGCGTGCCCGCGTCGGCGTACAGGCCCAGGAGCAGGCCCCTGGAGTGCACGTAGTCGGCGACGTGCTTGATGCCCTTGGGGAACTTGACCGGGTCGGGCACCAGGTTGCCGTCCGCGTCGCGCTCGCGCGTTGACCAGCAGTCGTCGATGTTGACGTACTGGTAGCCGGCGTCCTTCAGGCCGGAGGTCACGAAGACGTCGGCGGTGGCCATGATCAGCTCTTCGGTGACGTCGCAGCCGAAGGAGTTCCAGTTGTTGAACCCCATCGGTGGGACGCGCGAGGCGCCGTCGTCGAGCATCGGGACGACCGGGTCGCGCGGGATGGCCGCGCCCTCTAACCCGGTGGCGGGCCGGGCGGGCCCGGTCCGGGTCGGTTGGGACTGGCTGGGCTGGGGCTGGGTCGGCTGGGACCGGGTGGGCTGGGACCGGGTGGGCTGGGACTGGGTGGGCTGGGACTGGGTGGGCTCGGTCTGCTGCGCCTGTCCGGTCGCGGTCGTGGCCGATGCCGGGAGCGGAACCGCCACCCCGGTGGCCAGCAGGGCCAGGACGGCCCCGGTGATGAGCTTGCGCGCTCGGTGCATGGTTGAGATGCCCCCCTCGTCAGTGGACTCCGTTGTGCGCCAACGTGGGAGGAAGATCGTCAGGGTTGGGGGACGTCGGGCACAACGGGCTTCGCGGAAGTATCACCGAACAGCCGAACCCCCGAGCGGCCCCGCTGCTCCACACCGCTGACGCGGCACGCCGCCGGGACGTGGCACGGGTTGCGGCGAGCGGCCGTCCGGGTGGGGCCGAACGGACTTCGCGTTCCCGCAGCGAGGTCGGATCGCCTTCCCGCAGTCGTGAACCCCACCAACGGCTTCCCCGGCCGCACGGACGGGTGGGTTTTCGCGGCATCACCCGACACGGGCATCACGCCCGGCGGCCCGCGGGCGGCCAAGCCGGCGGGGGAAGGGGGAACGCCGTGGCAACACCCGCGCGGCCCGGCGCGGACGGGCTCGCGCACCTCGCCGCCGCGCTGCGCGACCTGCGCAGCGCGGTGCGCGCGGGGCGACCGACCGCAGCTGGCGGTCCGCCGGATCGCCGCGCGCACCGGCTGCGCGGTCGGCGCGCTCCCCGACCCGCCGCACCTGCTCCCGCCGAAGCACTCGGTGATCGACGCGGTCCACGGCGTGCTCGGTGCGCTGGGCGTGCCCCAGAGCAGCGCGCGCGTAGAACGAGCCCGCCGCCACCGCGACCACCGCCACCGACACCGCCGCGCAGGCCGGCGCCGCGCCAGGGAACCTCTTCACGGCAACCACCGATCCCCACCGAACGCCCCGGCCGCTCCGGGACGCGCCCCCGGACCCCGCACCGGGCGCGTACCGGCAGCCGCGGCGTGAACACCGCCGAACGCGCCCGAACACGGCAGCCGCAGGCGACCGCAGCCCCACCACAGCAAACTGCGCCGAGTGACCGTTTTTTCACCCCGCAGAAAGGAAAACCACCGGGGAGCGACGCCCGCACCCGCATTCCTGCGGCCCCGAGTCGCCGCCACCCCCCACCTGTCACCTGCGAGAACGACATTCCTCATCGCCCGGATGAACGATCTTGTCCCCCGTTCTCGCCGCTCGTTACGTTCCGGGCGAACGGGTCGGGAGAACGCCGCGGACAGCCCCGCGCCCGCGTCGGCCCGACGGCGAGAGGACGAGATGTCGGTCTACATCACGGGCTTCCTGTGGGTCGGCGGGGCGGCCGTGGCCGCCGCGCTGCTGGCCTACCTCATCCGCCGCCTCGGCGCCGACGAGGGCCGCGCCGAGAACAACGAGGCGGCGGGCCAGGTCTTCACCATCGTCGGCGGCCTGCACGCCGTGCTCGTGGCGTTCGTCCTCATCGCCCTGTTCGACGGCGTGACCAGCGCGGGCGACGGGGCGTTCGCCGAGGCCGACAGCCTCGTCGCCGCCAGCTGGGCCAGCGACGCGCTCTCCCCGGACACCGGGGCCGAGGTGCGCGAGCTGGCCCGCCACTACGCCATGACCGTCGCCGACGAGGAGTGGCCGGTGATGCGCACCGGCGCGGACGTCGACTCCTCCGGCTGGGCCACCCTGGACCAGATGCGCAAGGTCGTGGCCTCCGCGCCGACCACCGACGACTGGCAGGTCGACCGCAAGACCGAGGCCACCCGCAAGCTCTGGGCCGTCTACGAGGCCCGCCAGGAGCGGCTCGACGCGGCCAGCGGGCGCGTCAGCTCCGTCATCTGGTTCACCCTCGCGCTCGGCACCGCGCTGTCCCTGGCGA encodes:
- a CDS encoding choice-of-anchor P family protein; its protein translation is MVSQRGVGAVALALAGLLVGGASPALAATTGNLPGGTSIGVSITGPTQGAVLPQGVATITGTASIGLGVPVVDTALTYVVDASSSTGSPCTTTQTVLGCEVGAARGLNQIAAASRSVVGSVGAVAFGTKAAIADVGPAAGDQRLTGPGTDSNGDGTPDVEEALASIRAGGVDRFTARTFSAGTDYVPALLASNTVTAAQTQRRKIVVFLSDGFSGSNVGAALAATGPDVDIYTFAVGAGASCDGVNYASSMQRIADVTGGTCTEVPNPAALPSVVPGVINATLTGLTVSVDNGPQVPITALSVATLPQTGPTQVSWTVPTAPLGVGAHRVCVTANGNDGGGDGSVTDCVNVTVQAPPGIALGGPYTTAEGTAVSVGGSLVNPPAGLVTTRWTATPLSGVGTGASCSFANPNALSTTVTCTDNGVWTLALTANDGVNPPVTGTTTVTVANANPVVAVSTSGAAQAGSAVTVTGTITDPGANDTFTCRIDFGDGTVVNATVTGSTCSAAHAYGAVGQYTVRVTATDDDGGVGTGSTTTAAFARAEAWGLSAAGLITLAKTPYSACPPNTNNSTLSLNVVNLLSVGAVNANCNVDSTTGTTTAFSSVAGGSLLLGAITIGAVSAQCTSTGDGLAGSSTVASINGQIVGTATATINILGVAQIYVNQTVIGSDGSLTQYAVRVVTPLGQEIVVAGCRIGF
- a CDS encoding bestrophin-like domain gives rise to the protein MSVYITGFLWVGGAAVAAALLAYLIRRLGADEGRAENNEAAGQVFTIVGGLHAVLVAFVLIALFDGVTSAGDGAFAEADSLVAASWASDALSPDTGAEVRELARHYAMTVADEEWPVMRTGADVDSSGWATLDQMRKVVASAPTTDDWQVDRKTEATRKLWAVYEARQERLDAASGRVSSVIWFTLALGTALSLAMPLLFGGPLVRTHVVIVSTLAAAMALLLFATYQLQNPFDGGADVGPDAFQAAVERLA
- a CDS encoding glycoside hydrolase family 27 protein, which produces MHRARKLITGAVLALLATGVAVPLPASATTATGQAQQTEPTQSQPTQSQPTRSQPTRSQPTQPQPSQSQPTRTGPARPATGLEGAAIPRDPVVPMLDDGASRVPPMGFNNWNSFGCDVTEELIMATADVFVTSGLKDAGYQYVNIDDCWSTRERDADGNLVPDPVKFPKGIKHVADYVHSRGLLLGLYADAGTLTCAGYPGSLGHEQRDAAAFASWGVDYLKYDNCYNQGIDARQRYTTMRDALLATGRRIVFSVCEWGENQPWTWARDVGHLWRTTPDITDTWGSVVDIFHRNAPLNDAAGPGGWNDPDMLEVGNGGMTTTEYRSHFTLWAQMAAPLLIGADLRVATPETMAIYLNRGLIAVNQDPLGVQARPVSSSGTRHVLSKPLADGDRSVVLFNEGGAEAVIGTSLQAIGLPGGGSTATDLWTGATRRFTGAITARVPAHGVVAMRIRADAAPPAGATNLVGGSSGRCLDLPGGRTGVQVALWDCNGGPNQQFRHTASGELRVQGEHCLEAFANGVAEGTQVVTWQCNGGANQRWTRQASGQLVNAGSGLCLDVTAGHLPENNLNGSPIALWRCNSGPNQRWSRQ